One genomic segment of Pseudomonas sp. RU47 includes these proteins:
- the purL gene encoding phosphoribosylformylglycinamidine synthase, producing the protein MLILRGAPALSAFRHSKLLEQLSQKVPAVSGLYAEFAHFAEVTGVLTGDEQQVLARLLKYGPSVPVQEPTGRLFLVLPRFGTISPWSSKASDIARNCGLSKIQRLERGIAFYVAGQFSEAEAQQIADVLHDRMTQIVLANLEQAAGLFSHAEPKPLTAIDILGGGRAALEKANTELGLALAEDEIDYLVDAFNGLKRNPHDIELMMFAQANSEHCRHKIFNASWDIDGENQEKSLFGMIKNTYVMHSEGVLSAYKDNASVIVGNVAGRFFPNPETRQYSAVQEPVHILMKVETHNHPTAIAPFPGASTGSGGEIRDEGATGRGAKPKAGLTGFTVSNLQIPGFEQPWEVPYGKPERIVTALDIMIEGPLGGAAFNNEFGRPALTGYFRTFEQSITTPHGDEVRGYHKPIMLAGGMGNIREEHVKKGEIVVGSKLIVLGGPAMLIGLGGGAASSMATGTSSADLDFASVQRENPEMERRCQEVIDRCWQLGDKNPISFIHDVGAGGLSNAFPELVNDGDRGGRFELRNIPNDEPGMAPHEIWSNESQERYVLAVGPEDFERFQAICERERCPFAVVGEATAEPQLTVTDSHFGNNPVDMPLEVLLGKAPRMHRSVVREAELGDDFDPSNLDISESIERVLHHPAVASKSFLITIGDRTITGLVARDQMVGPWQVPVADVAVTATSFDVYTGEAMAMGERTPLALLDAPASGRMAIGETLTNIAASRINKISDIKLSANWMSAAGHPGEDARLYDTVKAVGMELCPELGITIPVGKDSMSMATRWNDNGEEKTVTSPMSLIVTGFAPVADIRQTLTPELRMDKGTTDLILIDLGRGQNRMGASILAQTHGKLGKHAPDVDDAEDLKAFFAVIQGLNADGHLLAYHDRSDGGLLTSVVEMAFAGHCGLSLNLDSVAESSAEIAAILFNEELGAVIQVRQDATPDILAQFSAAGLGDCVSVIGQPINNGQINITFNGDTVFEGQRRLLQRQWAETSYQIQRLRDNADCAEQEFDVLLEEDNPGLSVKLSYDVNQDIAAPYIKKGIRPQVAVLREQGVNGQVEMAAAFDRAGFNAIDVHMSDILAGRVDLNEFKGLVACGGFSYGDVLGAGEGWAKSALFNSRARDAFQGFFERNDSFTLGVCNGCQMMSNLHELIPGSEFWPHFVRNRSEQFEARVAMVQIQESNSIFLQGMAGSRMPIAIAHGEGHAEFSSEEALLEADLSGCVAMRFVDNHGKVTERYPANPNGSPRGITGLTSRDGRVTIMMPHPERVFRAVQNSWRSEDWNEDAPWMRMFRNARVWVN; encoded by the coding sequence ATGTTGATCCTGCGCGGCGCTCCTGCCCTTTCTGCCTTTCGCCACAGCAAACTCCTTGAGCAACTGAGCCAGAAGGTTCCAGCTGTCAGTGGCCTGTATGCTGAATTCGCTCACTTCGCCGAAGTCACCGGCGTCCTGACCGGCGACGAACAGCAGGTGCTAGCGCGCCTTCTGAAGTACGGTCCAAGTGTTCCGGTTCAAGAGCCGACCGGACGTCTGTTTCTGGTGTTGCCGCGTTTCGGCACCATCTCGCCATGGTCGAGCAAGGCCAGCGACATCGCCCGCAACTGCGGCCTGAGCAAGATCCAGCGTCTGGAGCGCGGTATCGCCTTCTACGTGGCCGGTCAGTTCAGCGAAGCCGAAGCCCAGCAGATTGCCGACGTGCTGCATGACCGCATGACCCAGATCGTGCTGGCCAACCTCGAGCAGGCCGCCGGTCTGTTCAGCCACGCCGAGCCGAAGCCGCTGACTGCAATCGACATCCTCGGTGGTGGTCGCGCCGCGCTGGAAAAAGCCAATACCGAGCTGGGCCTGGCCCTCGCCGAAGACGAAATCGACTATCTGGTCGACGCCTTCAACGGTCTCAAGCGCAACCCGCACGACATCGAACTGATGATGTTCGCCCAGGCCAACTCCGAGCACTGCCGTCACAAGATCTTCAACGCCAGTTGGGATATTGATGGCGAGAACCAGGAAAAAAGCCTGTTCGGCATGATCAAGAACACCTACGTGATGCACAGCGAAGGCGTTCTGTCGGCTTATAAGGACAACGCCTCGGTGATCGTCGGCAACGTTGCCGGCCGTTTCTTCCCGAATCCTGAGACCCGCCAGTACAGCGCGGTGCAGGAGCCGGTGCACATCCTGATGAAGGTTGAAACCCACAACCACCCGACCGCGATCGCTCCGTTCCCGGGCGCGTCGACCGGTTCCGGCGGCGAGATCCGTGACGAAGGTGCAACCGGCCGTGGCGCCAAGCCTAAGGCTGGCCTGACCGGTTTCACTGTATCCAACCTGCAGATCCCGGGCTTCGAACAGCCGTGGGAAGTGCCGTACGGCAAGCCTGAGCGCATCGTCACCGCGCTGGACATCATGATCGAAGGCCCGCTCGGCGGCGCCGCGTTCAACAACGAATTCGGTCGTCCGGCCCTGACTGGCTACTTCCGTACCTTCGAACAATCGATCACCACCCCGCACGGTGACGAAGTTCGCGGTTACCACAAGCCGATCATGCTCGCTGGTGGCATGGGCAACATCCGCGAAGAACACGTCAAGAAAGGCGAGATCGTGGTCGGCTCCAAGCTGATCGTCCTCGGCGGCCCGGCGATGTTGATCGGTCTGGGCGGCGGCGCCGCTTCCTCGATGGCCACCGGCACCAGCTCGGCGGATCTCGACTTTGCTTCCGTTCAGCGTGAAAACCCTGAAATGGAGCGTCGTTGCCAGGAAGTCATCGACCGTTGCTGGCAACTGGGTGACAAGAACCCGATCAGCTTCATCCACGACGTGGGTGCGGGCGGTCTGTCCAACGCCTTCCCGGAACTGGTCAACGACGGCGACCGCGGTGGCCGTTTCGAACTGCGCAACATTCCTAACGACGAGCCGGGCATGGCCCCGCACGAAATCTGGTCCAACGAATCCCAGGAACGTTACGTTCTGGCGGTCGGCCCGGAAGATTTCGAGCGCTTCCAGGCGATCTGCGAACGTGAGCGTTGCCCGTTTGCCGTAGTCGGTGAAGCCACCGCCGAGCCGCAACTGACCGTGACCGACAGCCACTTCGGCAACAATCCGGTGGACATGCCGCTGGAAGTGTTGCTGGGCAAGGCTCCACGCATGCACCGTTCGGTGGTTCGTGAAGCTGAACTGGGCGATGACTTCGATCCGTCGAACCTCGACATCAGCGAATCCATCGAGCGCGTTCTGCATCACCCGGCCGTGGCGAGCAAGAGCTTCCTGATCACCATCGGCGACCGCACCATCACCGGCCTCGTGGCCCGTGACCAAATGGTCGGCCCATGGCAGGTTCCAGTGGCTGACGTTGCCGTCACCGCGACCAGTTTCGACGTCTACACCGGTGAAGCGATGGCGATGGGCGAGCGCACTCCGCTGGCATTGCTGGACGCTCCGGCGTCGGGCCGCATGGCCATCGGCGAAACCCTGACCAACATCGCGGCTTCGCGCATCAACAAGATCTCCGACATCAAACTGTCGGCGAACTGGATGTCGGCGGCCGGCCACCCGGGCGAAGACGCGCGTCTGTACGACACCGTGAAAGCGGTCGGTATGGAACTGTGCCCTGAGCTGGGCATCACCATTCCGGTGGGCAAGGACTCGATGTCCATGGCCACTCGCTGGAATGACAACGGCGAAGAAAAAACCGTGACCTCGCCGATGTCGCTGATCGTGACCGGTTTCGCGCCAGTGGCTGACATCCGTCAGACCCTGACCCCGGAACTGCGCATGGACAAGGGCACCACCGACCTGATCCTGATCGACCTCGGTCGCGGGCAGAACCGTATGGGCGCTTCGATCCTTGCTCAGACACACGGCAAGCTCGGCAAACACGCGCCGGACGTCGATGACGCCGAAGACCTGAAAGCCTTCTTCGCGGTGATCCAGGGCTTGAACGCCGACGGTCACTTGCTGGCTTACCACGACCGTTCCGACGGTGGTCTGCTGACCTCCGTGGTGGAAATGGCCTTCGCCGGTCATTGCGGTCTGAGCCTGAACCTCGACAGCGTTGCCGAGTCCTCGGCAGAAATCGCTGCGATCCTGTTCAACGAAGAACTGGGTGCGGTGATCCAGGTCCGTCAGGACGCCACGCCGGACATCCTCGCGCAATTCAGCGCGGCCGGTCTGGGCGACTGCGTGTCGGTGATCGGTCAGCCGATCAACAATGGTCAGATCAACATCACCTTCAACGGTGACACCGTGTTCGAAGGCCAGCGTCGTCTGCTGCAACGTCAGTGGGCCGAGACCAGCTACCAGATCCAGCGTCTGCGCGACAACGCCGACTGCGCCGAGCAAGAGTTCGACGTGCTGCTGGAAGAAGACAATCCGGGTTTGAGCGTCAAGCTGAGCTATGACGTCAACCAGGACATCGCCGCGCCTTACATCAAGAAAGGCATCCGCCCACAGGTTGCCGTGCTGCGTGAGCAGGGCGTCAACGGTCAGGTGGAAATGGCGGCGGCGTTCGACCGCGCCGGTTTCAACGCGATCGACGTGCACATGAGCGACATTCTCGCCGGCCGTGTTGACCTGAACGAGTTCAAAGGTCTGGTGGCGTGTGGTGGTTTCTCCTACGGTGACGTGCTCGGCGCCGGTGAAGGCTGGGCCAAGTCGGCACTGTTCAACAGCCGTGCCCGCGATGCGTTCCAGGGTTTCTTCGAGCGCAACGACAGCTTCACCCTCGGCGTGTGCAACGGTTGCCAGATGATGTCCAACCTGCACGAGCTGATCCCGGGCAGCGAATTCTGGCCGCACTTCGTGCGCAACCGCTCCGAGCAGTTCGAAGCGCGCGTGGCGATGGTGCAGATTCAGGAGTCGAACTCGATCTTCCTGCAGGGCATGGCCGGTTCGCGTATGCCGATCGCCATTGCTCACGGCGAAGGTCATGCCGAGTTCTCCAGCGAAGAGGCACTGCTGGAAGCCGATCTGTCGGGTTGCGTGGCGATGCGTTTCGTCGACAACCACGGCAAGGTCACCGAGCGTTACCCGGCCAACCCGAACGGTTCGCCACGCGGGATTACCGGTCTCACCAGCCGTGATGGCCGCGTGACGATCATGATGCCGCACCCGGAGCGGGTGTTCCGCGCGGTGCAGAACTCGTGGCGTTCGGAAGACTGGAACGAAGATGCACCGTGGATGCGTATGTTCCGTAACGCGCGCGTCTGGGTGAACTGA
- a CDS encoding Nif3-like dinuclear metal center hexameric protein, protein MYKLAFFVPDSHVEVVKGAVFAAGGGRIGDYDHCAWQVLGLGQFRPLDGSQPFMGEAGQVERVEEWKVELVVADELIVAVVAALKLSHPYETPAYEVWRLEDF, encoded by the coding sequence GTGTACAAGCTCGCCTTTTTTGTTCCCGACAGTCATGTCGAAGTGGTCAAAGGCGCTGTGTTCGCTGCCGGTGGTGGGCGGATCGGTGACTATGATCACTGTGCGTGGCAGGTGCTCGGTCTGGGCCAGTTTCGACCGTTGGACGGCAGTCAGCCGTTTATGGGTGAGGCTGGGCAGGTCGAGCGGGTTGAGGAATGGAAGGTTGAGCTTGTAGTGGCGGATGAGCTGATCGTTGCTGTTGTGGCGGCGTTGAAGCTCAGTCATCCGTACGAGACACCGGCTTATGAAGTGTGGCGGCTGGAAGATTTCTGA
- a CDS encoding membrane-targeted effector domain-containing toxin has protein sequence MDRVEPFTPPPALHTHYICTTFDRITLAMLKALPTSMETVPMSTPTAPTVEEIRSDLNQIAQYLFNIDTPLLAEQAPTAEQVYLKRLNSLLKAHREQFLQKSRAIYQILENSDLHSDQGKKLLATTKAKLDTALLDMDLRDLIDNKSARTFLTYEAGFTAIGHEARQAVKDRLLHPQAAALLEQLTLGPTLRPAAYALQFSFQEHTVELAGAFVVTEKNKSALTDLSTARDGGYVLLFTPSRGIEYFDSAAALDVHLLQYLQHPASHTEFMQMLPARYHDLSAAGIWPLQCSLIDSQPLFEHICDALIDKRTQDIDRAWSYDDNPQQDSAQLLAALDRAIAGALPDLAPRLELQAQTLFERHLRDSAPQWYRSASAARQTELAQQVGIYHKARQKLLDLMGPAASLLTLARHQWLERLSEDLEIDDLEPQKLQITTQRRVPGYGVYEHQRNLLDLSLRGPHTGDELPDSEFLRYTTLTYDDAPLADAYADLTPQWLVKQGLSLKPRIEFDRLQKDMHAGPAIKPAIEDMLDQRIVALAHTAVLQGHLLESDLQLIQRLRSDSDPHLRAATLSVHGAQLQDLWVLRQSDAEGVLKRMLLCTPQAPREQQFQVFASELECQTHLLGWATHSEDANTMTGYLISRAPLRFRSSLRKVLSSLSFKLEDQEHRKVTFENIGKHLDCLQVMAEHVLATRVDDYDFGTPLWYRTTTDENRRKLSTLSEDAEGALQGFDRHQLSGSRFPAFDDYVHEQAKKQLNQLLKRPANDVDPDTVIAYSPMSVIPALTPKPLTYTRLYRDGYADGVGFLDEKFSRSAHFKGPPDIDISNLSAETVARSITGVWIGKRYTDKVRQELQSDASEGYAFRRNTILAITQRQMKCAALECQLQGHIASSDRQWLEQSIDSMEDISAPRQKKYPVHRLMIEGEWVLDNWLFGHDKNPVLLYTPDAPDGVSFREARLFNYLLKQQPGMIEYFTRRVGIQSQTRVRKFLETAKKQLPKDIDKTTSSPARYDSTQQKTPISDMRDALYDMKLQRKIDDVHATTSSRAQMIAGLIWTCVEWITAIATAPFPLLSLSTGLLLAFKDGMLALHAYRQGNNAEALNHLLGYMLNSTGALLTDLRPALRSLQPVSRPLRHAAVSSASEQQRVMTLIEQLEPSVPPADMRPVNYKGQTLWAANTPDVIGRYLLHRLDPDTGRLLSTGILAVPNGEGVMVRSGVAGGAPKYDALPDTPGPHKDYGVPSKYRDRIAMVINPESREELILRSQDYMGTSYAHSSLFAAADQLASTRTAYLQQVEKLTTDATRHFAELAPLPARIEVPAIAADTSFTQLIASDALAGKNLVIGAQPGSIASKQALITYMDALLKSGFKHLYMEYLPADVFHIKLAKFNRGESWRGIKRHLKAVDKAFGHGSDAPFSYLALVRTAREKGLKIHALDASTSYKLDGALVMADVSPLTPRSNSIRNFYSLKAIAADAIEAPAERWIALTDASRMSTFDKTPGLADLHEAVALRIDDVAVGQPTRIGVDSPGAIPGDAAAKGDYLVALPTSYKAPQVPAQPPATASPGVQHFDEFDVPTAFRDEIARMQFRPRALDSRFPFTSLRGQAGRDAQAAYDAFIAQRNRLEKKARDAFTDYTPAPAATLPDIAADSSFETFLSQLVDSRLSLLIGESRLTVSSKTLLKKHMETLKSSGYDTLYMQHLLTDLHQAELDIFFQTQRMPDRLRSYLRILDSSLMGRSGGVALYTELVHAAAKNNIRIRALDCTVSYYLDGLADKNISRNQMFSYFATQLIEADQLAHGPHKWVALIDRTNTHYNLGVPGLTDTLGAASLHVRDTPQELAKGVYQGTWEVVNSEVNSGVFALRSDFNLDIAVSRAKKLPPIPSVSRTRLTQAGHFLIERPDPSEINLVHKSATGDIVSTPIQVDDKGLFFIDRWNRKEQRFQYLPELIEMLVDQVKLSAVS, from the coding sequence GTGGATCGAGTCGAGCCTTTCACGCCTCCGCCTGCACTGCACACCCACTACATATGTACCACCTTCGATCGAATCACCCTCGCCATGCTGAAGGCTCTTCCCACCAGCATGGAGACTGTGCCGATGAGCACTCCCACCGCCCCCACGGTTGAAGAGATCAGGAGCGATCTCAACCAGATCGCCCAGTATCTTTTCAACATCGATACCCCGTTGCTTGCCGAACAGGCACCGACAGCGGAGCAGGTTTACCTCAAACGCCTGAACAGCCTGCTCAAAGCTCACCGCGAGCAGTTCTTGCAAAAAAGTCGGGCGATCTACCAGATCCTGGAAAACAGCGACCTGCACAGTGACCAGGGCAAAAAACTGCTCGCGACCACCAAAGCCAAGCTCGACACGGCGTTGCTCGACATGGATCTGCGCGATCTGATCGATAACAAATCGGCCAGAACCTTTCTGACCTACGAAGCCGGTTTCACCGCGATCGGCCACGAGGCGCGACAGGCCGTCAAGGATCGCCTGCTGCATCCCCAAGCCGCTGCGCTCCTGGAACAGCTGACGCTGGGGCCGACGCTACGTCCGGCCGCCTACGCGCTGCAGTTCAGCTTTCAGGAACACACCGTCGAGCTGGCTGGCGCCTTTGTCGTCACGGAAAAGAACAAGTCCGCGCTCACCGATCTGTCGACGGCCAGGGACGGTGGTTACGTCCTGTTGTTCACCCCGAGCCGGGGCATCGAGTACTTCGATTCAGCAGCGGCTCTCGACGTCCATTTGCTGCAATACCTGCAACATCCCGCCAGCCACACTGAATTCATGCAGATGTTGCCGGCGCGCTATCACGACTTGAGTGCAGCGGGGATCTGGCCGTTGCAGTGTTCGCTGATCGATAGCCAACCGCTGTTTGAACATATCTGCGATGCCCTGATCGACAAGCGCACACAAGACATCGATCGCGCCTGGAGCTACGACGACAACCCGCAACAAGACTCGGCGCAGTTGCTCGCGGCCCTCGACCGGGCCATTGCAGGAGCCCTGCCGGATCTCGCCCCGCGCCTGGAACTGCAGGCGCAAACCTTGTTCGAACGCCACCTGCGCGACAGTGCACCGCAGTGGTACCGCAGCGCCAGCGCCGCCAGGCAGACCGAGCTGGCGCAACAGGTCGGTATTTACCACAAGGCGCGGCAAAAACTGCTCGACCTGATGGGGCCGGCGGCCAGTCTTCTGACCCTCGCCCGGCATCAATGGCTGGAGCGTCTGAGCGAAGATCTGGAGATTGATGATCTGGAGCCGCAGAAGCTGCAAATCACCACGCAACGTCGGGTGCCCGGATACGGTGTGTATGAGCATCAGCGCAATTTGCTCGATCTGTCCTTGCGTGGCCCGCACACGGGAGACGAATTGCCGGACTCGGAGTTTCTTCGATATACCACCCTCACCTATGACGATGCGCCTTTGGCCGATGCCTACGCAGACCTGACACCGCAGTGGCTGGTCAAGCAAGGGTTGAGCCTCAAGCCGCGTATCGAATTCGACCGTTTGCAGAAAGACATGCATGCCGGCCCAGCCATCAAACCCGCGATCGAGGACATGCTCGATCAACGTATCGTCGCGCTGGCTCATACGGCAGTGCTGCAAGGCCATCTGCTCGAGAGTGACCTGCAACTGATCCAGCGCTTGCGCAGCGACAGCGATCCACACCTGCGCGCCGCGACCCTGTCCGTGCACGGTGCGCAACTGCAGGATCTCTGGGTGTTGCGCCAAAGCGACGCCGAGGGCGTCCTCAAACGCATGTTGCTGTGCACGCCACAAGCGCCGCGAGAGCAGCAGTTCCAGGTCTTCGCCAGTGAGCTTGAATGTCAGACCCACCTGCTTGGCTGGGCCACGCACAGCGAAGACGCCAATACCATGACCGGCTACCTGATCAGCCGTGCACCTCTGCGTTTTCGTTCAAGCCTGCGCAAAGTGCTCTCCAGCCTCAGTTTCAAGCTTGAGGATCAGGAGCACAGAAAAGTCACCTTCGAGAACATCGGCAAGCACCTCGATTGCCTGCAAGTCATGGCCGAGCACGTGTTGGCCACGCGAGTCGACGACTACGATTTCGGCACCCCGCTGTGGTATCGCACAACCACCGACGAAAACCGCAGAAAACTGTCGACGCTGAGCGAAGACGCCGAAGGTGCATTGCAAGGCTTCGACCGACATCAACTTTCGGGCAGCCGCTTTCCGGCGTTCGACGATTACGTGCACGAGCAGGCGAAAAAACAACTGAACCAGTTGCTCAAACGCCCGGCAAATGACGTCGACCCGGATACTGTCATCGCTTACTCGCCCATGTCGGTCATTCCGGCCCTGACACCAAAACCGTTAACGTACACACGGCTGTATCGCGACGGGTATGCCGACGGCGTCGGCTTCCTCGACGAAAAATTCTCTCGTTCGGCACACTTCAAAGGGCCGCCAGACATCGATATCAGCAACCTGAGCGCAGAGACTGTCGCGCGCTCGATTACCGGTGTGTGGATAGGCAAACGCTACACCGACAAGGTCAGACAAGAACTGCAAAGTGACGCGAGTGAGGGTTACGCCTTCAGGCGCAATACAATCCTGGCCATTACTCAACGCCAGATGAAATGCGCAGCGCTGGAATGCCAGTTGCAGGGCCATATCGCCAGCAGTGACCGGCAATGGCTTGAGCAGAGCATCGACAGCATGGAGGACATATCGGCGCCACGGCAAAAAAAATACCCGGTCCATCGACTGATGATTGAGGGTGAGTGGGTGCTCGACAACTGGCTGTTCGGCCACGACAAAAACCCGGTGCTGCTCTACACCCCCGACGCGCCTGACGGCGTGAGTTTTCGCGAAGCACGGCTGTTCAATTACCTGCTGAAACAGCAGCCCGGCATGATCGAATACTTCACCCGGCGGGTGGGCATTCAATCGCAGACCCGGGTGCGCAAATTCCTTGAAACCGCCAAAAAGCAGCTGCCCAAAGACATCGACAAAACCACCTCCAGCCCGGCACGCTACGACTCGACACAGCAGAAAACCCCGATCAGCGACATGCGCGACGCGCTGTATGACATGAAGCTGCAGCGCAAGATCGACGATGTCCACGCGACTACCAGCAGCCGCGCCCAGATGATTGCCGGCCTGATCTGGACGTGCGTCGAATGGATCACCGCCATTGCCACCGCACCGTTTCCACTGTTGAGTCTGAGCACCGGGCTGCTGTTGGCATTCAAGGATGGCATGCTCGCCCTGCACGCCTATCGGCAGGGTAACAACGCCGAAGCGCTCAACCATTTGCTCGGCTACATGCTCAACAGTACCGGTGCGCTATTGACCGACCTGCGTCCAGCCCTGCGCTCACTTCAGCCAGTCAGCCGTCCCCTGCGCCATGCCGCCGTCAGCAGCGCCAGCGAGCAGCAACGCGTCATGACTCTGATTGAGCAACTGGAACCCAGCGTACCCCCGGCGGACATGCGGCCGGTGAACTACAAGGGCCAGACCTTGTGGGCAGCGAATACGCCCGACGTTATTGGCCGATACCTGCTGCATCGCCTTGACCCTGACACCGGCAGGCTTCTGTCGACCGGGATTCTGGCCGTGCCCAATGGCGAAGGTGTGATGGTGCGCAGCGGCGTGGCCGGCGGCGCGCCGAAATACGACGCCTTGCCGGATACCCCCGGCCCGCACAAAGACTACGGCGTGCCGTCCAAATATCGGGACAGGATTGCAATGGTGATCAATCCAGAGTCCCGAGAGGAACTCATTTTGCGCAGCCAGGACTACATGGGAACGTCCTACGCTCACTCCAGCCTCTTCGCCGCTGCCGACCAACTGGCTTCCACACGCACTGCCTACCTGCAACAGGTCGAAAAGCTGACCACGGACGCGACCCGTCATTTTGCCGAACTGGCCCCTTTGCCTGCGCGCATCGAAGTGCCGGCCATCGCCGCCGACACGTCATTTACGCAACTGATCGCCAGCGACGCGTTGGCCGGCAAGAATCTGGTCATCGGCGCCCAGCCTGGCTCCATCGCCAGTAAACAGGCGCTGATCACTTATATGGACGCGTTGCTCAAGAGTGGTTTCAAACACCTTTATATGGAATATCTGCCGGCTGACGTCTTCCATATCAAGCTGGCAAAATTCAACCGGGGCGAATCATGGCGCGGTATCAAACGACATTTGAAAGCCGTCGACAAAGCCTTTGGCCACGGATCCGACGCGCCGTTCTCGTACCTTGCGCTGGTTCGCACGGCTCGGGAAAAGGGTCTGAAAATCCACGCGCTGGACGCCTCCACCAGCTATAAGCTGGACGGAGCCCTGGTGATGGCCGATGTTTCGCCGCTGACGCCCCGCAGCAACAGCATCAGAAATTTCTACTCGCTCAAGGCCATTGCCGCCGATGCCATTGAGGCGCCCGCCGAGCGCTGGATAGCCCTGACGGACGCTTCACGCATGAGCACGTTCGACAAGACGCCTGGTCTGGCCGACCTGCACGAAGCCGTTGCGCTGCGCATCGACGACGTGGCTGTGGGTCAACCGACGCGCATCGGCGTGGACTCACCCGGCGCGATACCCGGTGACGCAGCGGCCAAGGGCGATTACCTCGTGGCATTGCCGACATCCTACAAAGCGCCCCAAGTACCGGCTCAGCCTCCGGCGACGGCGAGTCCGGGCGTTCAACATTTCGACGAGTTCGATGTTCCGACGGCGTTCCGTGACGAAATTGCTCGCATGCAATTCCGCCCCCGAGCACTGGACTCTCGCTTCCCCTTTACCTCCTTGCGTGGTCAGGCCGGCCGCGACGCGCAGGCTGCCTATGACGCGTTTATTGCTCAACGCAACCGCCTCGAGAAAAAGGCCCGAGACGCCTTTACCGACTACACCCCGGCCCCCGCTGCGACCCTTCCAGACATCGCTGCCGATAGCTCATTCGAAACATTTTTGAGCCAACTGGTCGACAGTCGTCTGAGCCTGCTGATCGGCGAATCAAGACTCACAGTGTCGAGCAAAACACTGCTGAAAAAACACATGGAAACACTCAAGTCGTCAGGCTACGACACGTTGTATATGCAACATCTGCTGACCGACCTGCATCAGGCCGAGCTGGACATTTTTTTTCAAACCCAACGCATGCCCGACCGCCTCAGAAGCTACTTGCGGATACTCGACTCCTCACTCATGGGGCGTTCGGGCGGTGTCGCTCTCTACACCGAACTGGTCCACGCGGCGGCGAAAAACAACATCCGCATCAGGGCGCTCGATTGCACGGTGAGCTATTACCTGGACGGCTTGGCTGACAAGAATATTTCGCGAAACCAGATGTTCAGTTACTTCGCTACCCAGCTGATCGAGGCTGACCAACTGGCACACGGACCGCATAAGTGGGTGGCGCTGATCGACAGAACGAACACCCACTATAATCTGGGCGTACCGGGGCTGACCGATACGCTTGGTGCTGCCAGCCTTCATGTGCGCGACACCCCGCAAGAACTGGCCAAAGGTGTCTATCAAGGCACCTGGGAAGTGGTGAACTCGGAAGTCAATTCCGGCGTGTTCGCACTGCGCAGCGATTTCAATCTGGACATCGCGGTTTCCCGAGCAAAAAAACTGCCACCCATTCCGTCTGTCAGTCGGACCAGACTCACCCAGGCCGGACACTTTCTGATCGAACGTCCTGACCCGAGCGAAATCAATCTGGTGCATAAGTCCGCAACGGGGGACATTGTCAGCACGCCAATCCAGGTGGATGACAAAGGGTTGTTCTTCATTGACCGCTGGAACAGGAAGGAGCAGCGGTTCCAATACTTGCCCGAATTGATCGAAATGCTTGTCGACCAAGTCAAACTTTCGGCTGTCAGTTGA